Part of the Deltaproteobacteria bacterium genome, TCTGCCGGATTTTTATCCTGGCACTGGAAAGGACTGGTCTTTTCCCCCCTGGCCTTGATTTTATGTTCCGTTTTATTCGCTGTTTTCCTTTTTCTGATTTTTTTCCTCTTCCGGACGGACCTGGGCCGATCCCTGCGGGCCGTTCCCCAGGATCCGGAAGGGGCCTTATTCATAGGCATCCCGATGCAGAGTACCAGGGCCTGGGCCGGATCCCTGAGTTTGGCCGCGGCCGGATTGGCCGGGGTGTTCTGGATCCTTTTGTTTCCTGTTACACCCTTTATGGGTCTAAAAATAACCATTATGTCCATACTGATGGTTATGGTGGTCGGACCAGGCCATATCCTCCGGTCTATCGTTGCCGGCTTTTCCTGGGGGATACTGGAATCATTAGGCATTGCCCTTTGGGAGGCCCAGTGGGGGATTTTGCTACCCGTAATGACCTATCTGAGTCTGGTGTTTATTTTCCCCGAAGGATTGAAGCGTTCTCAATGAAAAATATCCAACCAATGGCCTTAGGGATTTGTGCCATTCCCTTTATGATTTTTCCGGTGGTCTTTTCCCATTACTGGATCACCTTGGTCTTTACCCTCCTGATTAATGTCAGTCTGACCGGAGGAATCAACCTGCTTTGGGGCTTCGGTGGCTATCTGAATTTGGGATATATGGCTTTTTTCGGATTGGGGGGCTACGGGGCGGCCATTCTTATATTAAACGGATATCCCTTTCTCATCAGCCTGCTGGTCGGTCTGTTCTTGTT contains:
- a CDS encoding branched-chain amino acid ABC transporter permease, which codes for MDYALIIQIALGGILLGGIYGLLSLGMSLNLGLLGVMNLAHGSFLILGALTGYGLSAAFGLSPLWSILLVPVLFGGLGRGLGSLWRPSWYKREPAEAFVAFLLITLGLAFVLEEASASILVHPLIGLSAGFLSWHWKGLVFSPLALILCSVLFAVFLFLIFFLFRTDLGRSLRAVPQDPEGALFIGIPMQSTRAWAGSLSLAAAGLAGVFWILLFPVTPFMGLKITIMSILMVMVVGPGHILRSIVAGFSWGILESLGIALWEAQWGILLPVMTYLSLVFIFPEGLKRSQ